A window of Mucilaginibacter paludis DSM 18603 contains these coding sequences:
- a CDS encoding ABC transporter permease, whose amino-acid sequence MLKNYFKAAWRNTFRNLSFNAINIVGLAAALSSFIIILLYLNYELSYDKWSPELSKVYKVSMQMKGEVQERTPAPLGALLARQFPDAEAATSIQPSGDYEVLLDANGKKIYQKNVVSVDSSFLKVFPYKLLKGDASAALNQPNAAILSEELSHKLFGDADPTGKTIKVYNDIQCVITGVMEEPKGPSHLTVKMLMRNPHEKQGNFWANYSFVTYLKLKHYNSEPNTEDAINRIYYNDHLKRDSRSFEGYKRAGQETSLFIDAVPQIYNFPKHGSSPFKVVSILLTLALSLLLAGSINFSNLSIAKAVNRAKEVGVRKVLGSSRKQLILQFMIETSLQCLISLGMAAIIVYLAIPYINHSFNITLSFWQQNNTLMLMGQIALCLLIVVLLSGLYPSLLLSRFNTTKVLKGNYSGGNKGTLLRNSLIVLQFMVSVFFIISILVIHNQMDYMVSKDKGFSGDQVMRIEVTQRTREAGFSAVQSALLSIPGVKYVAKTTKVPGDNLFVDTSTIGFKYNGKGYRLSSVKVSKDYFNTLQIALIKGRYFTDGVADQNTRSAIINETAAKKLGVTNPIGSTITFPYCDSIPLHIVGVVKDFHVEGFEREVLPEVYTIGNKACMYQSGGAMVVKLNSRHVQQSVAAIEHAWKGIEPAYPIRYSFLDDNFNKLFLSYTKLQLILTFFAVIAIMISVMGLFALTVFFTRQRTKEIGIRKVLGATVTQLVALLSKEFVYLVLLSVVIITPIAWWFMQKWLQTFAYRINISWWLFFVAGFAAILIALATIGFKSIKAALANPAKSLRNE is encoded by the coding sequence ATGCTAAAGAATTATTTTAAAGCCGCCTGGCGAAATACTTTTCGTAACCTAAGTTTTAATGCCATCAATATTGTTGGATTAGCCGCAGCTTTGTCAAGCTTTATCATCATATTACTTTACCTTAATTATGAGTTAAGCTACGATAAATGGAGTCCCGAACTAAGCAAGGTCTATAAAGTTTCCATGCAAATGAAAGGAGAGGTGCAGGAACGGACGCCTGCGCCTTTGGGAGCGCTGCTGGCTCGGCAATTTCCTGATGCGGAAGCCGCCACCTCCATCCAGCCCTCTGGCGACTATGAAGTTTTACTTGATGCCAATGGGAAAAAAATATACCAGAAAAATGTGGTAAGCGTTGATTCGAGTTTTTTAAAAGTATTTCCTTATAAGTTACTGAAGGGCGATGCCTCTGCCGCCTTGAATCAACCAAACGCTGCCATATTGAGTGAAGAGCTATCCCACAAGTTGTTTGGTGATGCCGATCCCACCGGAAAGACGATCAAGGTTTATAATGATATCCAGTGCGTAATAACAGGCGTAATGGAAGAGCCTAAAGGCCCTTCGCATCTTACAGTTAAAATGCTCATGCGCAACCCCCATGAAAAACAAGGCAACTTTTGGGCAAATTATTCTTTTGTAACCTATCTTAAACTAAAGCATTATAATTCTGAGCCTAACACAGAAGATGCCATCAACAGGATATATTATAATGATCATTTAAAAAGAGATAGCAGATCTTTTGAAGGATATAAACGTGCCGGTCAGGAAACATCGCTGTTTATAGATGCTGTGCCCCAAATATATAACTTCCCCAAGCATGGCAGCAGCCCGTTCAAGGTAGTATCCATACTGTTGACGCTCGCGCTATCGTTATTACTGGCAGGTTCAATCAATTTCAGTAACCTTTCCATAGCAAAGGCAGTCAATAGGGCAAAAGAAGTCGGCGTACGCAAAGTCCTGGGTTCCAGCCGCAAGCAGTTAATCCTCCAGTTTATGATCGAAACGAGCCTGCAATGCCTCATTAGTTTAGGCATGGCGGCTATTATTGTTTACCTTGCAATTCCCTATATCAATCATTCTTTTAATATCACATTAAGCTTTTGGCAACAAAACAACACGCTAATGCTTATGGGGCAAATAGCACTTTGCTTGTTGATCGTCGTCCTGCTTTCAGGGTTGTACCCATCTTTACTTTTGTCGCGTTTTAATACTACAAAAGTTTTAAAAGGCAATTATTCCGGTGGCAATAAAGGCACACTTTTACGCAACAGCCTGATCGTTTTGCAGTTTATGGTTTCCGTTTTTTTTATCATATCGATCTTGGTTATCCATAACCAGATGGATTATATGGTAAGTAAAGACAAGGGATTTTCCGGCGATCAGGTGATGCGAATTGAAGTAACACAGCGAACAAGGGAAGCCGGGTTTTCCGCTGTTCAAAGTGCCTTGTTATCTATACCAGGTGTTAAATATGTTGCTAAAACTACCAAGGTGCCAGGAGATAACCTGTTTGTGGATACCTCGACTATTGGTTTCAAATACAATGGCAAGGGCTACCGCCTGTCGTCGGTCAAGGTCAGTAAAGATTATTTTAACACTTTACAAATCGCTTTAATAAAGGGCCGGTATTTTACAGATGGGGTTGCTGATCAAAATACCCGCTCAGCTATTATTAATGAAACAGCAGCGAAAAAACTGGGTGTCACCAACCCGATAGGCAGCACTATCACTTTTCCATACTGTGATAGTATCCCATTGCACATCGTCGGTGTTGTAAAAGATTTTCATGTTGAGGGCTTTGAAAGGGAAGTGCTGCCAGAAGTGTATACTATAGGTAATAAAGCATGCATGTATCAGTCAGGTGGTGCAATGGTGGTCAAATTAAACAGCAGGCATGTTCAGCAATCTGTTGCAGCAATTGAACATGCATGGAAAGGTATTGAACCCGCCTATCCGATCCGTTATTCCTTTTTGGATGATAATTTTAACAAGCTGTTCCTTTCTTATACTAAGCTTCAGCTGATCCTCACCTTTTTTGCAGTGATTGCCATCATGATTTCCGTGATGGGGCTGTTTGCCCTCACGGTATTCTTTACACGCCAGCGAACAAAGGAGATAGGTATTAGAAAGGTATTGGGGGCCACAGTTACACAACTTGTAGCCTTGCTCAGTAAAGAATTTGTATACCTGGTGCTTCTTTCGGTGGTTATTATAACGCCTATTGCCTGGTGGTTTATGCAAAAGTGGTTGCAAACATTTGCTTACCGCATTAATATATCTTGGTGGCTCTTTTTTGTTGCTGGATTTGCGGCCATTCTGATCGCATTGGCAACCATCGGCTTTAAGTCGATAAAAGCTGCTTTGGCAAATCCTGCCAAAAGTCTGAGAAATGAATAA
- a CDS encoding sigma-54-dependent transcriptional regulator — MSKILIIDDERAIRNTLREILEYEDYLVDDIDNGIDGLELIQKNDYDLVLCDIKMNRMDGMEVLSEGLAIKPDLPFIMISGHGTVETAVEASKKGAFDFISKPPDLNRLLITVRNALDRGSLVTETKVLKRRVSKTREILGESQGISKIKETIDRVAPTDARVLITGANGAGKELVARWLHEKSHRNNAPLIEVNCAAIPSELIESELFGHEKGSFTSAIKQRIGKFESASGGTLFLDEIGDMSQSAQAKVLRALQENKITRVGGEKEIDVDVRVIAATNKDLLKEIEAGNFRMDLYHRLSVILIHVPSLAERRDDIGLLAQSFLEEICSDYGMPVKRMSEPALEALRALPWTGNIRELRNMIERLIILSDKTITDGDVKAFANPSAPVTAIAAAAPQTDFDQFKNFQEYKDFAEREYIKFKLEKNNWNVSKTADDIDIQRSHLYSKIEKYGLKRGE; from the coding sequence ATGTCAAAGATCCTGATAATAGATGATGAACGGGCAATCAGAAATACACTCCGCGAAATTTTAGAATACGAAGACTACCTGGTTGATGATATAGACAATGGGATTGACGGCCTGGAGCTGATCCAGAAAAATGACTACGACCTGGTTCTTTGCGATATCAAAATGAATCGGATGGACGGTATGGAAGTACTTTCCGAAGGATTAGCTATCAAACCTGATCTTCCTTTTATCATGATATCCGGCCACGGCACCGTGGAAACCGCCGTTGAAGCCAGTAAAAAAGGCGCCTTTGATTTTATCTCGAAACCACCAGATCTGAATCGTTTATTGATTACGGTACGTAATGCCCTCGATCGCGGATCGTTGGTAACCGAAACCAAAGTATTAAAACGCAGGGTATCAAAAACCCGCGAAATTTTAGGCGAATCGCAAGGGATCAGCAAAATTAAAGAAACTATTGACAGAGTTGCCCCTACCGATGCCCGTGTACTGATAACAGGTGCCAACGGTGCCGGTAAGGAGTTGGTGGCACGCTGGCTTCACGAAAAATCACATCGTAACAACGCGCCGCTGATTGAGGTTAACTGCGCCGCCATACCATCCGAATTGATTGAAAGCGAATTATTCGGCCACGAAAAAGGGTCGTTTACGTCGGCTATCAAACAACGGATTGGTAAATTTGAATCGGCCAGCGGCGGAACTTTATTTTTGGACGAGATTGGCGATATGAGTCAGTCGGCACAAGCCAAAGTATTGCGTGCCTTGCAGGAAAACAAAATTACCCGCGTGGGTGGCGAGAAAGAAATTGATGTTGACGTGCGCGTGATAGCGGCAACTAACAAAGATTTGCTGAAAGAAATCGAAGCCGGTAATTTCCGGATGGACTTGTACCATCGCCTAAGCGTGATCCTGATCCATGTTCCGTCATTGGCAGAGCGCAGGGACGATATCGGCTTATTAGCGCAAAGCTTTCTGGAAGAAATTTGCAGCGACTACGGTATGCCGGTAAAACGGATGTCGGAGCCCGCTCTTGAAGCATTGAGGGCCCTGCCCTGGACCGGTAACATCCGCGAATTGCGTAACATGATTGAGCGTTTAATTATTTTAAGCGATAAAACCATTACCGATGGCGATGTAAAGGCCTTTGCTAACCCATCTGCTCCCGTTACGGCCATTGCTGCCGCGGCGCCGCAAACCGATTTCGATCAGTTTAAAAACTTCCAGGAATACAAGGATTTTGCCGAAAGGGAATACATCAAATTCAAGCTGGAAAAAAACAACTGGAACGTATCAAAAACAGCGGATGATATTGACATTCAGCGAAGCCACTTATACAGTAAAATTGAAAAATACGGCCTTAAAAGAGGCGAATAA
- the hisG gene encoding ATP phosphoribosyltransferase, with protein sequence MKTLKIAIQKSGRLNEKSVELLKNCGLNFENYKSSLISPVSNFPLEILFLRDDDIPEYVQDGIADLGIVGENMIEETEVDVDYLQRLGFGKCTLKIAIPNNSPVETLADLGGKAIATSYPAILEKFLVKNNIKADVRMISGSVEISPGLGLSDAIFDIVSTGGTLKSNGLKPFADVMSSEAILIGNKNIENKDLIEELIARIQSVLRAKETKYVVLNVSKANLQQVIDLLPGVKSPSVVPLAEPDWVAVHTVIPERDFWDKISKLKQAGAQGIVVMPIEKIIV encoded by the coding sequence GTGAAAACACTTAAAATAGCGATCCAGAAATCGGGCCGCCTGAATGAAAAGTCTGTTGAATTATTAAAAAATTGCGGCTTAAATTTCGAGAACTACAAAAGCTCGCTTATTTCCCCGGTATCCAATTTTCCTTTAGAAATCCTTTTTCTTCGTGATGATGATATTCCTGAATACGTTCAGGACGGCATTGCCGACCTGGGTATTGTTGGCGAAAACATGATTGAAGAAACCGAAGTAGATGTTGATTACCTGCAACGTCTGGGTTTTGGAAAATGCACGTTGAAGATCGCCATCCCGAATAACAGCCCGGTTGAAACCCTGGCAGATCTGGGTGGTAAAGCCATTGCCACCTCCTACCCCGCCATCCTTGAAAAATTCCTGGTTAAAAACAATATTAAGGCCGATGTAAGGATGATCTCCGGTTCGGTGGAAATTTCGCCGGGCTTAGGCTTAAGCGATGCCATTTTTGATATTGTTTCCACCGGTGGAACGCTGAAAAGTAACGGATTGAAACCGTTTGCCGATGTGATGTCGTCGGAAGCAATCCTGATCGGTAACAAGAACATCGAGAATAAGGACCTGATAGAAGAGTTGATAGCCCGCATCCAATCGGTATTGCGCGCTAAAGAAACCAAATATGTAGTACTTAACGTAAGCAAAGCCAATTTGCAACAGGTAATTGATTTGCTTCCCGGCGTAAAAAGCCCTTCGGTGGTGCCTTTGGCCGAACCAGATTGGGTTGCAGTACATACCGTTATCCCCGAACGCGATTTTTGGGATAAGATCAGCAAGCTAAAACAAGCCGGAGCCCAGGGCATCGTAGTGATGCCGATTGAAAAGATCATCGTATAG
- the hisD gene encoding histidinol dehydrogenase: protein MTDIKKETEDISSPFRGLGGSFAYNALTAAELKALVQRNVDPANEIRSVVEEVIAQVREYGDRALLDYAHKFDKVDLQKLYLDKEELAALASTLLPEQKQALETAYQNIKKFHQTQLKTEDKVETMPGVTCWRELRPIERVGLYIPGGTAVLPSTLLMLGIPAQIAGCHQIVVCSPPQKSGKVNAFIAYVTQLLGIEKIYLAGGAQAIAAMAYGTETIPSVDKIFGPGNQFVTKAKTIIQSTTTCAIDMPAGPSEVLVIADGTSNPDYVAADLLAQAEHGTDSQSILVSTSQSIIDLTNKALEKQLPTLPRAEIAGNAIANSYSVLVNDLDQAMQFSNLYAPEHLILATESWQSVVNQIINAGSVFLGNLTPESVGDYASGTNHTLPTSAYARAYSGVSVDSFVKKITFQHISPKGIQNIGPTVEILAELEGLHAHKNAVSLRMGK, encoded by the coding sequence ATGACAGATATCAAAAAAGAAACTGAGGACATTAGCTCCCCCTTCAGGGGACTGGGGGGCTCATTTGCTTACAATGCTTTAACAGCAGCCGAACTTAAAGCATTGGTTCAGCGCAATGTGGATCCGGCGAACGAGATCAGAAGTGTTGTTGAGGAAGTAATAGCCCAGGTGCGTGAGTATGGCGACCGTGCCCTACTTGATTATGCGCACAAGTTTGATAAAGTTGACCTGCAAAAGCTTTATTTAGATAAGGAAGAACTGGCCGCCTTAGCCTCTACGCTGTTACCCGAGCAAAAACAAGCTTTGGAAACTGCCTATCAAAACATCAAAAAATTCCATCAAACACAATTAAAAACCGAAGACAAAGTTGAAACCATGCCCGGCGTTACCTGCTGGCGCGAGTTGCGGCCCATTGAGCGTGTAGGTTTATATATCCCCGGCGGAACCGCTGTTTTGCCAAGCACCTTGCTGATGTTAGGTATCCCTGCCCAAATTGCAGGCTGCCACCAGATTGTAGTTTGCTCCCCCCCGCAAAAAAGCGGTAAGGTAAATGCTTTTATAGCCTACGTTACCCAATTGCTTGGGATTGAGAAAATTTACCTGGCAGGTGGCGCCCAGGCTATTGCCGCGATGGCCTACGGTACCGAAACAATTCCATCGGTTGATAAGATATTCGGCCCTGGCAATCAGTTTGTCACCAAGGCTAAAACCATCATCCAATCAACCACCACCTGTGCTATTGATATGCCTGCCGGGCCGTCAGAAGTTTTAGTTATTGCTGATGGAACCAGCAACCCAGACTATGTAGCCGCAGATCTATTGGCGCAGGCCGAGCACGGTACCGACAGTCAATCTATTTTGGTAAGTACATCGCAAAGCATCATCGACCTAACCAATAAGGCGCTTGAAAAGCAGTTGCCTACGTTACCAAGAGCAGAGATTGCCGGTAACGCGATAGCTAACTCTTATTCTGTTTTGGTGAATGATTTGGATCAGGCCATGCAATTCAGCAACCTGTATGCCCCCGAGCATTTAATATTAGCTACCGAAAGCTGGCAGTCGGTTGTCAACCAGATTATTAACGCCGGGTCAGTATTTTTAGGAAACTTAACGCCCGAGAGTGTTGGCGATTATGCCTCGGGAACTAACCATACCTTGCCTACCAGCGCTTATGCCAGGGCCTATTCGGGTGTATCGGTTGATTCCTTTGTAAAAAAGATCACCTTTCAGCATATATCGCCGAAAGGCATACAAAACATTGGGCCTACGGTAGAAATTTTGGCCGAGTTGGAAGGTTTGCATGCGCATAAAAATGCGGTAAGTTTGAGAATGGGGAAATAA
- the hisC gene encoding histidinol-phosphate transaminase produces MFSVNNILRNNIKNLTPYSSARDEFQGEASVYLDANENAFGSPLHEQYNRYPDPLQIAVKKRLSEIKGVPVPNIFLGNGSDEAIDILFRSFCNPGIDNVIIVPPTYGMYQVSANINDVEARKVNLTVDYQLNMEGIAEAIDEHTKMIFICSPNNPTGNSINRTDVETLLANFNGIVVVDEAYINYSRQKTFIQELTEYANLVVLQTLSKAWGLAGLRLGMAFASEEIIEVMNKVKPPYNINEATQQLVLQALQNVDQVNHWIKQTLLERDKLVLSLKRFDFVQDIYPSDANFILVKTTDARGIYNHLVGQGIIVRDRSKVELCEGCLRITVGTPEENVTLTETLETMSLI; encoded by the coding sequence ATGTTTAGCGTAAATAACATTCTTCGCAATAATATCAAAAACCTCACACCCTACTCATCAGCACGTGATGAATTTCAGGGGGAGGCCAGTGTTTATTTGGATGCCAACGAAAATGCCTTCGGCTCTCCTTTGCACGAGCAATATAACCGTTACCCCGATCCTTTACAAATAGCCGTAAAAAAGCGTTTGAGCGAGATTAAGGGCGTACCGGTACCCAATATATTTTTAGGTAACGGTAGCGACGAGGCTATCGATATCCTATTCCGCAGCTTTTGCAACCCCGGTATTGATAACGTCATCATCGTACCGCCAACTTATGGCATGTACCAGGTATCGGCCAATATTAATGATGTAGAGGCGCGCAAAGTTAACCTCACGGTTGATTATCAGCTCAATATGGAGGGCATTGCCGAAGCGATTGACGAGCATACTAAAATGATTTTCATCTGCTCGCCTAATAACCCCACCGGCAACTCCATTAACCGTACCGATGTAGAAACCTTACTGGCAAACTTTAACGGTATTGTAGTGGTTGATGAGGCTTATATTAATTACAGCAGGCAAAAAACCTTTATACAGGAGCTTACCGAATATGCTAACCTGGTGGTACTGCAAACGCTATCTAAAGCCTGGGGCCTGGCAGGTTTGCGTTTGGGTATGGCCTTTGCCAGCGAAGAAATTATTGAGGTGATGAATAAGGTGAAGCCACCGTATAACATTAATGAAGCCACCCAGCAACTGGTATTGCAAGCCTTGCAGAATGTTGACCAGGTAAACCACTGGATTAAACAAACGCTTTTAGAGCGGGATAAGCTGGTACTCAGTTTAAAGCGTTTTGATTTTGTGCAGGATATTTACCCATCGGATGCTAACTTTATTTTGGTTAAAACAACTGATGCCAGGGGGATTTACAATCATCTGGTAGGCCAGGGTATTATTGTGCGCGACCGCTCTAAGGTAGAATTGTGCGAGGGTTGCTTGAGGATTACCGTTGGCACACCGGAAGAAAATGTAACGCTCACAGAAACGCTGGAAACCATGAGTTTGATTTAA